The Cygnus olor isolate bCygOlo1 chromosome 13, bCygOlo1.pri.v2, whole genome shotgun sequence DNA segment tttaattctgctgcAAGGCCTACAAGTGGTATGAGTTCCAGTAAATGAGTAGCAGTGCACTTTGTGCAGTTCTATATTGCTACTGAAAGCTGTGTGGCTTCCAAGGTTTGGATgataaaacacacagaaatccaGCCTATTTTTGCCAGCCTTTCAAAGGAAGACTTCCTTTTAATCTGAGCAAAACTCTTGGCCTGTTTATGTCTCATCTCTTACTTTGCACCTAAAACTGTAAGACAAAGTTGGCCTGTAACagaatcctttttaaaaaagattgtattttcaacacacacacacaactgaCATCAGGCTAGCAGCTGACATCAGAGCCTCTGTGCTGGTGCACATCCTCAGCTGGTCAGGTACCTGTAGTAAGGGAGAAAGCTTACGTTGTAACACTTGTAAATTCCAAAAGGGACAACAAGCCTATAAACAACTACTGCGGAGAACAGGCAGGGATGTACTCCCTTAGTATCTCAAATACAACAATTCTGGGTGCTGGTGGACTATACAGGAAAAGTAGTCAGGTGCATGCGCTTATTCTAGACATCATCTCTTAGTGACAGGAACCTGGATCAGAAAAGCTACTTCTCTGACATAGTGGGGCATTTCTTATCTTCTTAGGCAGCGTCTGAAATCAATGGTTTTCAGCTAGCACAAGATGCTTTTACAGCTGAAGACCTGGCTTATATCTATCTAGTTGGAGTGTGTCTCTGAGGTTTGGCACCACACTGAGTAAGCAGGGAAGGATATGTTGCAGCCCAGCAGTAGCCCTGGAAGGGAGATGTGAGTCACGATGTCTGAATCACACTCTTCCCCTGCATCTTTCTTACAGAGAATCACAGTTaccagggcaggagaggggccATTCAGCTTCTGTGTTCACCCAATGGTGGAACTGACTCTTACCTTTATTATTCTTGAGGCATGTTTATCtaatcttttcttaaacacaTCCAGCAATGGAAACTGAAGACCCTCTGTAAGCAACGTATCCTATTCTGTACTAGAGTACTCTTATTGTTAGGAAGTTTTTCAACCTCTCCAATGCATTTTAAGCGCATGCAGGGCATAAAGATTAGtctcttcctctctgcagcaaAGTCttcttctctagactaaacaactCCCACTCCCATCGGTATTTCCTGGCTGACTGTAGGTCTGGAAGACCCAACCTTTTTCGCTGTTCTTTTTTGGATGCTCTCCAACTTCAACTGCTCCATGGAAAATACTCTTTAGTATTGACCCTTGCCAGTAATACATCACCAAATTGTTTATGTGCCATTTCATGAACTGGCAATGGAGATAAAAGTTCATCGCTTGCTTTCTCTGCTAAGTGAGCAAGCCAATACAACTTATACATATGATATAATACATATAGGACTTATATGCAAACTATAGTCTGAACAGGCCTTATACAAAGTGTGCTGATTATTCAATAGGTAGCAGTCTGCCCCCATTAGCTACCACACTCACCACTTACTTGCGTAAATTATAGCCTCTATGTAAAGATGTAGCCAAACAAGAAtacctgctgcagcagaaatacTGGTCTTCATTTGTGGTTTCTTATCCTGAGAGCTCAAGCTAGGAGACATATTCTTCTTCAGTATGTTCTCACTCGCACAGATCACATGCtacaaaaggaggaagagaagaaaagaatgcaaataaGAAACCTGCCAGCCAGTTGCTCTCATAAAGGCTGCCACTGGAGCCCTGGCAGCATCTCCAAGCCTAACTTTGGAACTGCAGCAAAAGCTAGACAGGAACAGTTGGGTGCATCCTATGGTAGGGAGGGACAGGGCAAGAAAAAAGACAGCTGTTACAAATAGAGGATTACTGCACATGCAAGCAAGTTTTCCTCACTCTCTGACAGATGGGGAATTGAAGGGCTTGCCCAAGGGGCACAGGGAATATATGCAAGAGCCGGTGGAAAGGCTAGACCTTCAGTACACAGttcctggagcagagcagcaaatgCTGTCTGTAGGTCACCAATAGTGAGGAAGCTGCTGCAACTCACAGCAGCTCTTGGACTACATAAATACATTCTGGGCAACAGACAAGCCCTGAAAAGGTTCAGGTTTGAATAATGAAAGAGAACATATAACCCAGATTTGAAACTAACCACTGATTCACACAGTATAGTCacacatttgtttatttatttgtatcagTTGTCTGTCTTAATACATTTCTAAGACCAGTCCTAAAAATCAGTTTCAAGTAGTGCTAATAACCTGCCTCACATCAAGATGATAATGAGCAGTGTACGCAAATACCCGCACAATCCGGTCGAGGATTCACACCCAAGCAACTTCACTTGATACTCTACCTCCTCTTGATCCACTTTGGTCGAAGCTTTGTCTTCAGCTTTATGTTCTTTGGCAAGAGGGTGGCCCTGGAAACccttttgttttagttttgccATGGAGACCCAAGCCGGTTCAGAGGAAGAAGTTTCCAAATGTGGAGAGGAGACTTTTTCtataaaagaagcatttttgaaGTAAAGAAGGGATTTAGGTCAAGTCTGTCTGAAGCTaaagtgttttgtattttaaatcctTCAGCATCTGTAACACTCTTTGAACACTTCAGAGATAAAATTACCTTCCCTGATGATTCTGTCCTTGGCaataactgtttttctgtttattctggaGTTTTTGACCTGACTCTGCTTCCGTTTAAGTCAATGGCAGAACTCCCACTGAGATCATTGCGAACCGgattttgcctttgaaaaaacATCCTTACATTGCAAATTAAATGAGTAAGAtaaccattattttttcatgtaggCAGTAAAATACAGTCtgccttttcactttttaagtattttaaattaagtgaCTGTAGGAAAAAAGATCACACCTAAATGCAACTCCTAGTTAAGGTTTGAGTTGCTTCAGTCTGGAAAAATAActacaaaacagcagcagcttttaaaaagctatGCTAAAACTCCAACTACATACAGAAATAGGTTGTACCAGAAATGTTTCAGATGCCCTTAAGCTATTATTCTGTTATTGTTCTCACTGGAACACACCCCTCAGTAAGATAAGCCAAGAATTCTCGACTGACCAAATGATCAAGCTATTAAATCTCAGTGCTAACAAACTCAAGGCTGAACTCAGTCCTCTTCAAGAGGATTTCTACCTTTTGTTTGCCATTCTGTCAAGGGTCTTATATGATCACTGTTTTCTACAAcgttttaataaaaatacaacataaatacctgaaggtTTACTACCATTTTGCTTCTTTGACACTTCTTCTGATCTTGTTTTGGGAGGACTTTTGTCTTCTAGGAGATctgtttttttaacaaatgatTTTGTGCTGACTGGAAGGCCTGGAGGTGGCTTCCCATTGCCCCCTGACTTCTGATCCTCCTTGactgaagcagaagcagcagtgggagcagctgagggaatcAGCTTTGGAGACTCAGCACGGTTTTCATTCTGGTACTTGAGTAAAGAAGATGTTCTCCTCAGTCTGACCCCAAAtggattttcaaaattttgtgcTTCACGGTCAGCCCATTCCATAGAAGAATTCAAATGCAAATCACCATCCTTACAGTCTCGATCAAATCCATCCGGGTTGTTTTTTGTGGATTCCTGGATGCCTGCATATTCTTTTGTCATTCCTTCAAACAACTCTGGTTTTATAGGGGAGGTTGGGGAACTTCTGTTATAGGAATCTTCCTTTGAATTTGAACCCCCTGAGAGAGATCTCTGCCATGCTGGTGCAATGGTAAATCTAACTGGTTTAGCAGCCGCAGTCTTTAGTGgacttttaacattttcttctgaagatcgactgtctttctctgtttttctgtgagaGGCTGTACTGCTTACCTGCTCCTTACTGTCATCGTTAGAAGAGATATTACTCTTTAATCCAGCCAAACTTGAAGAAGCAAGACATCCAATAGAAAGTTTTTCAGAAGTGTATGATGTACTGGTTGGTTGACTGACTTGGTTACCCTTTGAAGCAGGACAAGGTATTTCTGCTTGAAAACTTACTTCCAATTTACTGGGAGGTAGCACGCAACCTGCTTCTAACACAGATGCAGCagtgtcttgtttgttttctgcattgccTTTGGATGACTGAAATTCCATCATTTCATAAGtttctttgtcatttcttgTTGCTGAACAGTTTTCAGACTTCAGAACAGCCACTGTCTTGATGTCAGAAGGAGGCCCTGAATCAGCTAGAGCAACCTGTGAAGTGCCCTGTGCAGTATCTGAGACAGACTGGTTAGAACAGTTCTGAATAGTACCCAGGCAAGCTTCTACTTTGCCAATACATGGTGCATCCCCCTTTCCCTGGTCTTCGATGTTTTGGTCCACAGATTTTGCTGGGGACCTTTGCGCAACATCTGCCAATATATTTATGGTCTCTGTTTCTGTGCCATTACTAAACAAGTCAGCTGCTACTATGTCTGGAAGTGCAACAGCTCCCACTTCAATTTGTTGAGATTTTGGAAGTGCAGATACTTCAATATTGGTATTTTGCTGATGTAATTTCAGTTCACCAGCAGACTCATCTGAACAGCACGGCACTTCTGCACTGTGCGGTTCCTCCAGGTTCACTGGAGAAGGCTCAGGTCTCAGAAGGGGTGCAGCTGTGTTATAGTCATGGTCCATGTCCGGAAGGCATTCGCCTCCTTGCAGCAAAGTACAAAAGTCTTCTGCCACAAGTGTGGAATCACAGGAGTCAGGAGCAGCATCAGTGGGACATTTTACACCTGGTGTCTCCTTAGAACCACCTTCCTTTGCACCATATTCCACCTGGGCTGATAAGCCTACATTAAACAAAAGAGAAGTGCATGCCCTTAAAGGTTACAACGCAAGCACTGTTTGTATCAGTAAGTCATTTCAGATATGCAGTCATTTAGCATTATTTCCCCACGTTTGGCTGCCATTATCTGAGAAATATGGATGTTGAAAGCATATTCAGAAATTAACTGCCCAGTAGTATTTGTAGTTCGAATATACCTAATACCAGGAAACACTGAAAGTTGTTGTCAGCTTAAGGTGTACTAAATCAGTTGCTGTTTAGTTCTTTTTTTGCACATATACCCATATGTAAGGCTAACATCTGGACTTCCCTAGACATTTCTTCATGTGTATGCCTAGAAAGACTGCCTAGAATGATCAGgatgattttctgtatttgagcAGAACACCACAGCATCAGGTAGATCTGCCTCCTGAAGCTCCAGCAGGGCTACAGAACATCTGGATAGGTTAGGTATATCTGCACACACAATAACTCGAATGTGTTCTGTGAAGCAGCCGAAGGGACTACTGCAGTGATCTTTGCACGCAGTGTGAGTTCAGCAACACCTCTGGGGGCTGGTGTTACCCTTTATCAGCTGTACCGTGCATTTAAAGTAAATCCAACCCTCCCTGAGCACCTGAGACCCACCAAGCTGCCCTAATATCAGATTGGGAAATTTGGGATAAAAATACACCAGCAAGTGTCCATCATAACTGATACCTTCAAGGGCATCCTCAGGCCTGTACCATGCAGAATGGCATTTCCTGGTTTTGATGGACCCTGACCCTGATGAACCCTGCCCTTCAATGCTGAACTGACAGTCTGTGTTAAATGCATCGGAATGGCAGATAACAATACTCAATTCTTGTACAAATCTTCTGATTAGCAGATTCAAGTTAATGAGACAGAAATGTCCAGCTACCAGACAGGTGATATTTGTGTGCTCCATTTGACACTCATTCCTCTGAATCAGCAGAAATCCCCAGTGCTTCAGATATGTAAATGACAGACACTAACCTCCTGGGCTAGAGGCATTTAACATCCCACAGCATCGGGTCCTGAGTCTGCCCGAAAAACAAGATGCCAACACATTCCCACTACAGTATAGCATTACCATCAGCCAGTGCATTTGTAATACGGTGCTAAAAGTAAAAATCTGTGTGCTGTTTTGGAGAAATTTCAATCATTTTTACAATTTAGATTACAACTGTTTTACCACTGGTAACTAGTTATTATTCAAATGATAcgaggggaggcaggagaggaagaTCTGGTAAATAATCCTATTAAAGTCACCTTAAACGCATAACATACAATGCTGAGGTTAACTTTTTTCTGGGTTTCAAGGAACTCAGATCCCCAGACAACATGATATAACCAACTGTGTAGCACAGTTCCAAACATGCTACATTAAcctctcttattttttaatgttgccCTCAAAGTTCACCATTTCAGCACCATATTGttgactggaaaacaaattttttccCATTATCACACTTCAGCAGCCAGGACTGGTTTTATAATATAAAACCAAGAAGTTGCCTAGTTTGAAAGGACTTTCAGTCCAAATATGTCCTGTTAGCCTTTTGTAGAAGAGTTCAAACCATTATCTTTGCAATTCATAAGTCTGCATTACCTTCCCAATCGCTTTTATGCTGGTCACTCTCGAGTAATTCTGTTgaatttcccttctcttctggAGTTGCATGAAGATGTGCTTCATTTTCCAGGTGTTCCACCtaatgagaagcagaaagatgTTCTAATTAAAGAATAATGcacagaaattgtattttatacatacatGGACATTTATGAATACACAAAACATATAGCCACAAAATCTCTCCTGTAATTTACCAATGCTGTGGGTAATGTGTTATTCCAGTTAAGAATCTAGAAAtcattcatgttttaaaatgtgaaaggcAGCCCACTGATCTCTCTTGAATCCCTGAAACACTCTGGGATTCACATATTCTAAGAGAATGAACATGTTTTGAAGACATCACCCTAGCTACCTGGTGGCAGAGAACAAAGCAAGCCAGagacatcatcatcatcacttCTGGTATCTCTGACTGCACCTCCACAATTagcttttctccttctgcactATAGTTacaccagctgcagcacaaagaaTATCCAGCAAAGATGCTGCAGGGCCCAAGTTTCCAATAAAAACCTCATTCAGGAAGAATATTCCACTCTTCCTGATTTTTCCttgctccctcccttccttgGGGCAGGGCACTTCTAACTCCAGGACAGATTTTCATGCATGGTTCTCTGACAAGGAGGGGAACATGCAGTATAGAAGGGGTTACTCCTTATTTCCATCATATTCCAGCTTGATTCCAGCCTTTTCCATCTGGTGAACTTAACCTTCACAATGTTTCCTAGAAATCAGGATGGGATGCATCTCATCCTAATTTCACTTTTCCAGAAGGTCTCATCCCATTATCACTCAATTTTACTTTCCTGGGCCCCTGAAGAGAGCTCAAGGCTTCCtatattcatttgttttcatccaTCTCAACAATAGATTCCTACAAGCGGAGGCACAGCCCTTCCTAAAACCCCTCACTCTTTCCCTTGACATacaatgaa contains these protein-coding regions:
- the KIAA1210 gene encoding acrosomal protein KIAA1210 homolog isoform X6 produces the protein MHARLRGRTMAGFYSCLKSKNNYIMATGPTDVIQSPETGETVEECAGKKKSKFQTFKNFFAKKKRKEPPPPRGESNLKPSQSSSDVSISVLDEANALHSPKEAGPKGSMGNKALSHDSVFIFESVPGGVAGDVSSQENIPGRVKTLQLQLQQNIRFGSPPLVITGKKLEDAGAVSEDDGLPRSPPEISTLHEVLTDSASKSSNPVQRHSSLSLGGTDSEDEQIPSGASSRPISPSSSAALGAPGSRGSSFLPVDFTVPASPLGCLDTSAARHRIAINPRKQKGFTNKNQQTPVEHLENEAHLHATPEEKGNSTELLESDQHKSDWEGLSAQVEYGAKEGGSKETPGVKCPTDAAPDSCDSTLVAEDFCTLLQGGECLPDMDHDYNTAAPLLRPEPSPVNLEEPHSAEVPCCSDESAGELKLHQQNTNIEVSALPKSQQIEVGAVALPDIVAADLFSNGTETETINILADVAQRSPAKSVDQNIEDQGKGDAPCIGKVEACLGTIQNCSNQSVSDTAQGTSQVALADSGPPSDIKTVAVLKSENCSATRNDKETYEMMEFQSSKGNAENKQDTAASVLEAGCVLPPSKLEVSFQAEIPCPASKGNQVSQPTSTSYTSEKLSIGCLASSSLAGLKSNISSNDDSKEQVSSTASHRKTEKDSRSSEENVKSPLKTAAAKPVRFTIAPAWQRSLSGGSNSKEDSYNRSSPTSPIKPELFEGMTKEYAGIQESTKNNPDGFDRDCKDGDLHLNSSMEWADREAQNFENPFGVRLRRTSSLLKYQNENRAESPKLIPSAAPTAASASVKEDQKSGGNGKPPPGLPVSTKSFVKKTDLLEDKSPPKTRSEEVSKKQNGSKPSEKVSSPHLETSSSEPAWVSMAKLKQKGFQGHPLAKEHKAEDKASTKVDQEEHVICASENILKKNMSPSLSSQDKKPQMKTSISAAAGT
- the KIAA1210 gene encoding acrosomal protein KIAA1210 homolog isoform X4, which codes for MQRLVVLSPYFLKPLFVRKEAIQGSASPLISLIRPSRRLVQRHGTELKKHQKLGNYIMATGPTDVIQSPETGETVEECAGKKKSKFQTFKNFFAKKKRKEPPPPRGESNLKPSQSSSDVSISVLDEANALHSPKEAGPKGSMGNKALSHDSVFIFESVPGGVAGDVSSQENIPGRVKTLQLQLQQNIRFGSPPLVITGKKLEDAGAVSEDDGLPRSPPEISTLHEVLTDSASKSSNPVQRHSSLSLGGTDSEDEQIPSGASSRPISPSSSAALGAPGSRGSSFLPVDFTVPASPLGCLDTSAARHRIAINPRKQKGFTNKNQQTPVEHLENEAHLHATPEEKGNSTELLESDQHKSDWEGLSAQVEYGAKEGGSKETPGVKCPTDAAPDSCDSTLVAEDFCTLLQGGECLPDMDHDYNTAAPLLRPEPSPVNLEEPHSAEVPCCSDESAGELKLHQQNTNIEVSALPKSQQIEVGAVALPDIVAADLFSNGTETETINILADVAQRSPAKSVDQNIEDQGKGDAPCIGKVEACLGTIQNCSNQSVSDTAQGTSQVALADSGPPSDIKTVAVLKSENCSATRNDKETYEMMEFQSSKGNAENKQDTAASVLEAGCVLPPSKLEVSFQAEIPCPASKGNQVSQPTSTSYTSEKLSIGCLASSSLAGLKSNISSNDDSKEQVSSTASHRKTEKDSRSSEENVKSPLKTAAAKPVRFTIAPAWQRSLSGGSNSKEDSYNRSSPTSPIKPELFEGMTKEYAGIQESTKNNPDGFDRDCKDGDLHLNSSMEWADREAQNFENPFGVRLRRTSSLLKYQNENRAESPKLIPSAAPTAASASVKEDQKSGGNGKPPPGLPVSTKSFVKKTDLLEDKSPPKTRSEEVSKKQNGSKPSEKVSSPHLETSSSEPAWVSMAKLKQKGFQGHPLAKEHKAEDKASTKVDQEEHVICASENILKKNMSPSLSSQDKKPQMKTSISAAAGT
- the KIAA1210 gene encoding acrosomal protein KIAA1210 homolog isoform X1, which produces MQRLVVLSPYFLKPLFVRKEAIQGSASPLISLIRPSRRLVQRHGTELKKHQKLGNYIMATGPTDVIQSPETGETVEECAGKKKSKFQTFKNFFAKKKRKEPPPPRGESNLKPSQSSSDVSISVLDEANALHSPKEAGPKGSMGNKALSHDSVFIFESVPGGVAGDVSSQENIPGRVKTLQLQLQQNIRFGSPPLVITGKKLEDAGAVSEDDGLPRSPPEISTLHEVLTDSASKSSNPVQRHSSLSLGGTDSEDEQIPSGASSRPISPSSSAALGAPGSRGSSFLPVDFTVPASPLGCLDTSAARHRIAINPRKQKGFTNKNQQTPVEHLENEAHLHATPEEKGNSTELLESDQHKSDWEGLSAQVEYGAKEGGSKETPGVKCPTDAAPDSCDSTLVAEDFCTLLQGGECLPDMDHDYNTAAPLLRPEPSPVNLEEPHSAEVPCCSDESAGELKLHQQNTNIEVSALPKSQQIEVGAVALPDIVAADLFSNGTETETINILADVAQRSPAKSVDQNIEDQGKGDAPCIGKVEACLGTIQNCSNQSVSDTAQGTSQVALADSGPPSDIKTVAVLKSENCSATRNDKETYEMMEFQSSKGNAENKQDTAASVLEAGCVLPPSKLEVSFQAEIPCPASKGNQVSQPTSTSYTSEKLSIGCLASSSLAGLKSNISSNDDSKEQVSSTASHRKTEKDSRSSEENVKSPLKTAAAKPVRFTIAPAWQRSLSGGSNSKEDSYNRSSPTSPIKPELFEGMTKEYAGIQESTKNNPDGFDRDCKDGDLHLNSSMEWADREAQNFENPFGVRLRRTSSLLKYQNENRAESPKLIPSAAPTAASASVKEDQKSGGNGKPPPGLPVSTKSFVKKTDLLEDKSPPKTRSEEVSKKQNGSKPSEKVSSPHLETSSSEPAWVSMAKLKQKGFQGHPLAKEHKAEDKASTKVDQEEHVICASENILKKNMSPSLSSQDKKPQMKTSISAAAGKVGPIAQEAPVIPAVEKETRHSSNLPLTPCSPAEPPWLSLAKKKAKAWSEMPQIVQ
- the KIAA1210 gene encoding acrosomal protein KIAA1210 homolog isoform X3, with translation MHARLRGRTMAGFYSCLKSKNNYIMATGPTDVIQSPETGETVEECAGKKKSKFQTFKNFFAKKKRKEPPPPRGESNLKPSQSSSDVSISVLDEANALHSPKEAGPKGSMGNKALSHDSVFIFESVPGGVAGDVSSQENIPGRVKTLQLQLQQNIRFGSPPLVITGKKLEDAGAVSEDDGLPRSPPEISTLHEVLTDSASKSSNPVQRHSSLSLGGTDSEDEQIPSGASSRPISPSSSAALGAPGSRGSSFLPVDFTVPASPLGCLDTSAARHRIAINPRKQKGFTNKNQQTPVEHLENEAHLHATPEEKGNSTELLESDQHKSDWEGLSAQVEYGAKEGGSKETPGVKCPTDAAPDSCDSTLVAEDFCTLLQGGECLPDMDHDYNTAAPLLRPEPSPVNLEEPHSAEVPCCSDESAGELKLHQQNTNIEVSALPKSQQIEVGAVALPDIVAADLFSNGTETETINILADVAQRSPAKSVDQNIEDQGKGDAPCIGKVEACLGTIQNCSNQSVSDTAQGTSQVALADSGPPSDIKTVAVLKSENCSATRNDKETYEMMEFQSSKGNAENKQDTAASVLEAGCVLPPSKLEVSFQAEIPCPASKGNQVSQPTSTSYTSEKLSIGCLASSSLAGLKSNISSNDDSKEQVSSTASHRKTEKDSRSSEENVKSPLKTAAAKPVRFTIAPAWQRSLSGGSNSKEDSYNRSSPTSPIKPELFEGMTKEYAGIQESTKNNPDGFDRDCKDGDLHLNSSMEWADREAQNFENPFGVRLRRTSSLLKYQNENRAESPKLIPSAAPTAASASVKEDQKSGGNGKPPPGLPVSTKSFVKKTDLLEDKSPPKTRSEEVSKKQNGSKPSEKVSSPHLETSSSEPAWVSMAKLKQKGFQGHPLAKEHKAEDKASTKVDQEEHVICASENILKKNMSPSLSSQDKKPQMKTSISAAAGKVGPIAQEAPVIPAVEKETRHSSNLPLTPCSPAEPPWLSLAKKKAKAWSEMPQIVQ
- the KIAA1210 gene encoding acrosomal protein KIAA1210 homolog isoform X7, translating into MGNKALSHDSVFIFESVPGGVAGDVSSQENIPGRVKTLQLQLQQNIRFGSPPLVITGKKLEDAGAVSEDDGLPRSPPEISTLHEVLTDSASKSSNPVQRHSSLSLGGTDSEDEQIPSGASSRPISPSSSAALGAPGSRGSSFLPVDFTVPASPLGCLDTSAARHRIAINPRKQKGFTNKNQQTPVEHLENEAHLHATPEEKGNSTELLESDQHKSDWEGLSAQVEYGAKEGGSKETPGVKCPTDAAPDSCDSTLVAEDFCTLLQGGECLPDMDHDYNTAAPLLRPEPSPVNLEEPHSAEVPCCSDESAGELKLHQQNTNIEVSALPKSQQIEVGAVALPDIVAADLFSNGTETETINILADVAQRSPAKSVDQNIEDQGKGDAPCIGKVEACLGTIQNCSNQSVSDTAQGTSQVALADSGPPSDIKTVAVLKSENCSATRNDKETYEMMEFQSSKGNAENKQDTAASVLEAGCVLPPSKLEVSFQAEIPCPASKGNQVSQPTSTSYTSEKLSIGCLASSSLAGLKSNISSNDDSKEQVSSTASHRKTEKDSRSSEENVKSPLKTAAAKPVRFTIAPAWQRSLSGGSNSKEDSYNRSSPTSPIKPELFEGMTKEYAGIQESTKNNPDGFDRDCKDGDLHLNSSMEWADREAQNFENPFGVRLRRTSSLLKYQNENRAESPKLIPSAAPTAASASVKEDQKSGGNGKPPPGLPVSTKSFVKKTDLLEDKSPPKTRSEEVSKKQNGSKPSEKVSSPHLETSSSEPAWVSMAKLKQKGFQGHPLAKEHKAEDKASTKVDQEEHVICASENILKKNMSPSLSSQDKKPQMKTSISAAAGKVGPIAQEAPVIPAVEKETRHSSNLPLTPCSPAEPPWLSLAKKKAKAWSEMPQIVQ
- the KIAA1210 gene encoding acrosomal protein KIAA1210 homolog isoform X2, with the protein product MQRLVVLSPYFLKPLFVRKEAIQGNYIMATGPTDVIQSPETGETVEECAGKKKSKFQTFKNFFAKKKRKEPPPPRGESNLKPSQSSSDVSISVLDEANALHSPKEAGPKGSMGNKALSHDSVFIFESVPGGVAGDVSSQENIPGRVKTLQLQLQQNIRFGSPPLVITGKKLEDAGAVSEDDGLPRSPPEISTLHEVLTDSASKSSNPVQRHSSLSLGGTDSEDEQIPSGASSRPISPSSSAALGAPGSRGSSFLPVDFTVPASPLGCLDTSAARHRIAINPRKQKGFTNKNQQTPVEHLENEAHLHATPEEKGNSTELLESDQHKSDWEGLSAQVEYGAKEGGSKETPGVKCPTDAAPDSCDSTLVAEDFCTLLQGGECLPDMDHDYNTAAPLLRPEPSPVNLEEPHSAEVPCCSDESAGELKLHQQNTNIEVSALPKSQQIEVGAVALPDIVAADLFSNGTETETINILADVAQRSPAKSVDQNIEDQGKGDAPCIGKVEACLGTIQNCSNQSVSDTAQGTSQVALADSGPPSDIKTVAVLKSENCSATRNDKETYEMMEFQSSKGNAENKQDTAASVLEAGCVLPPSKLEVSFQAEIPCPASKGNQVSQPTSTSYTSEKLSIGCLASSSLAGLKSNISSNDDSKEQVSSTASHRKTEKDSRSSEENVKSPLKTAAAKPVRFTIAPAWQRSLSGGSNSKEDSYNRSSPTSPIKPELFEGMTKEYAGIQESTKNNPDGFDRDCKDGDLHLNSSMEWADREAQNFENPFGVRLRRTSSLLKYQNENRAESPKLIPSAAPTAASASVKEDQKSGGNGKPPPGLPVSTKSFVKKTDLLEDKSPPKTRSEEVSKKQNGSKPSEKVSSPHLETSSSEPAWVSMAKLKQKGFQGHPLAKEHKAEDKASTKVDQEEHVICASENILKKNMSPSLSSQDKKPQMKTSISAAAGKVGPIAQEAPVIPAVEKETRHSSNLPLTPCSPAEPPWLSLAKKKAKAWSEMPQIVQ
- the KIAA1210 gene encoding acrosomal protein KIAA1210 homolog isoform X5 — its product is MATGPTDVIQSPETGETVEECAGKKKSKFQTFKNFFAKKKRKEPPPPRGESNLKPSQSSSDVSISVLDEANALHSPKEAGPKGSMGNKALSHDSVFIFESVPGGVAGDVSSQENIPGRVKTLQLQLQQNIRFGSPPLVITGKKLEDAGAVSEDDGLPRSPPEISTLHEVLTDSASKSSNPVQRHSSLSLGGTDSEDEQIPSGASSRPISPSSSAALGAPGSRGSSFLPVDFTVPASPLGCLDTSAARHRIAINPRKQKGFTNKNQQTPVEHLENEAHLHATPEEKGNSTELLESDQHKSDWEGLSAQVEYGAKEGGSKETPGVKCPTDAAPDSCDSTLVAEDFCTLLQGGECLPDMDHDYNTAAPLLRPEPSPVNLEEPHSAEVPCCSDESAGELKLHQQNTNIEVSALPKSQQIEVGAVALPDIVAADLFSNGTETETINILADVAQRSPAKSVDQNIEDQGKGDAPCIGKVEACLGTIQNCSNQSVSDTAQGTSQVALADSGPPSDIKTVAVLKSENCSATRNDKETYEMMEFQSSKGNAENKQDTAASVLEAGCVLPPSKLEVSFQAEIPCPASKGNQVSQPTSTSYTSEKLSIGCLASSSLAGLKSNISSNDDSKEQVSSTASHRKTEKDSRSSEENVKSPLKTAAAKPVRFTIAPAWQRSLSGGSNSKEDSYNRSSPTSPIKPELFEGMTKEYAGIQESTKNNPDGFDRDCKDGDLHLNSSMEWADREAQNFENPFGVRLRRTSSLLKYQNENRAESPKLIPSAAPTAASASVKEDQKSGGNGKPPPGLPVSTKSFVKKTDLLEDKSPPKTRSEEVSKKQNGSKPSEKVSSPHLETSSSEPAWVSMAKLKQKGFQGHPLAKEHKAEDKASTKVDQEEHVICASENILKKNMSPSLSSQDKKPQMKTSISAAAGKVGPIAQEAPVIPAVEKETRHSSNLPLTPCSPAEPPWLSLAKKKAKAWSEMPQIVQ